The Deltaproteobacteria bacterium genome has a segment encoding these proteins:
- a CDS encoding glucose 1-dehydrogenase, with protein sequence MTGLFSLAGKTALVTGGGSGLGQAIAVGLSRAGASVAVAGRDVSKLDETVRLIAGSGGSAFPVRMDILDGESVRQAVQESAKKGGGIHILVNSAGVHLKKPTLEVTEEEWSRVLDTNLTGAFRVCRAVGTIMKKQGGGKIINIASLGSFRALKDAAAYTSSKAGLVLLTMNLAVELAPDNIQVNAIAPGVFRTALNEKVLVGERLERILANTPMQRLGRAEELAGTAVYLASAASDFVTGAVIPVDGGFLAWGI encoded by the coding sequence TTGACAGGACTCTTCAGCCTCGCAGGCAAGACCGCGCTCGTGACCGGGGGCGGAAGCGGCCTCGGGCAGGCCATAGCCGTCGGCCTTTCCAGGGCGGGCGCATCCGTTGCGGTGGCGGGCAGGGACGTATCGAAGCTTGACGAGACCGTGCGCCTCATAGCGGGTTCCGGCGGGTCGGCCTTTCCGGTCCGCATGGATATCCTCGACGGGGAATCGGTCAGGCAGGCCGTCCAGGAATCCGCGAAAAAGGGCGGAGGCATACACATACTCGTCAATTCGGCAGGAGTGCACCTTAAAAAACCGACGCTCGAAGTGACCGAGGAGGAGTGGAGCCGCGTGCTGGACACCAACCTCACAGGCGCGTTCAGGGTCTGCAGGGCGGTCGGGACGATAATGAAAAAGCAGGGCGGCGGGAAGATAATCAATATCGCCTCGCTCGGCTCTTTCAGGGCGTTAAAGGATGCAGCCGCGTACACTTCATCAAAGGCGGGCCTTGTGCTCCTTACGATGAACCTGGCGGTAGAGCTCGCCCCTGACAACATACAGGTGAACGCCATAGCGCCAGGCGTATTCAGGACCGCCCTTAACGAGAAGGTGCTTGTTGGCGAGAGGCTTGAGAGGATACTCGCGAATACCCCCATGCAGCGCCTCGGCAGGGCCGAGGAGCTGGCAGGCACGGCGGTCTATCTCGCGAGCGCGGCATCCGATTTCGTGACCGGCGCTGTAATACCGGTTGACGGCGGGTTTCTCGCCTGGGGCATATGA
- a CDS encoding hemerythrin domain-containing protein: MATSENLRRQHGELLREITELVKSLNAGALKNNVEKAEERLSRLSGKLSVHVESEVCSLREAISRKSMASHRADARRFIDEMEMMLASFTSYRLRWGDPGSIRANPAGFMQETRRLFYAIAKMIEREDRGLFSLLDSAA; the protein is encoded by the coding sequence ATGGCAACCTCGGAAAACCTGAGAAGGCAGCACGGCGAGCTCCTGAGGGAAATTACGGAGCTTGTAAAATCCCTTAACGCCGGGGCTCTGAAAAATAACGTCGAAAAGGCTGAAGAGAGGCTTTCACGGCTATCTGGAAAGCTCTCGGTGCATGTCGAATCCGAGGTATGCTCTCTCAGAGAGGCAATTTCACGGAAGAGTATGGCCTCGCACAGGGCCGACGCCCGCAGGTTCATCGACGAGATGGAAATGATGCTCGCGTCCTTCACGTCATACAGGCTTAGGTGGGGCGATCCCGGCTCAATTCGGGCGAATCCCGCCGGGTTCATGCAGGAGACGAGAAGGCTATTTTACGCGATCGCAAAGATGATAGAACGGGAGGACCGGGGGCTTTTCAGCCTGCTTGACAGCGCTGCGTGA
- a CDS encoding class I SAM-dependent methyltransferase, producing the protein MAEIIHAGEVVGNANGYGIIDCAECGFIHMDPVPEPSELERVYAEEYYRDEKPLFIERVIEDLDWWRSVYDERFDFLESRLGDGMRSILDIGSGPGYFLKRGMERGWSGLGIEPSRQAAAHAMTLGVEVINGFFNEETASGIKRRFDALHLSEVLEHVPQPEALLRTASGLLSKGGIICCVVPNDFSPVQKVLTDRLGFGRYWLAPPHHVNYFSFESLSTLLERSGFRVVGRTSMFPIDLFLLMGDNYVGNDQLGRECHARRKKLDLMLNEPVLAGFKKEMYELMARHGIGREMVIYGVKE; encoded by the coding sequence ATGGCTGAAATAATTCACGCGGGAGAAGTCGTTGGAAACGCGAACGGCTACGGAATAATCGACTGCGCCGAGTGCGGTTTCATACACATGGACCCGGTGCCTGAACCCTCCGAGCTTGAGAGGGTCTACGCCGAGGAATATTACAGGGATGAAAAGCCGCTTTTCATCGAGCGCGTCATAGAGGACCTGGACTGGTGGAGGTCGGTCTACGACGAGAGATTCGATTTTCTTGAATCGAGGCTCGGGGACGGCATGCGCTCCATACTCGACATCGGCTCAGGCCCCGGATATTTCCTCAAAAGGGGCATGGAGCGGGGCTGGAGCGGGCTTGGCATAGAGCCTTCGAGGCAGGCCGCTGCGCACGCCATGACGCTCGGCGTCGAGGTCATAAACGGTTTTTTCAACGAGGAGACGGCCTCCGGTATCAAGAGGAGGTTCGACGCGCTCCACCTCTCAGAGGTGCTTGAGCATGTGCCGCAGCCGGAGGCGCTCCTTCGGACGGCTTCAGGGCTCCTTTCAAAGGGCGGGATCATTTGCTGCGTCGTCCCCAACGACTTCAGCCCCGTCCAGAAGGTATTGACCGACAGGCTCGGGTTCGGCCGCTACTGGCTCGCCCCTCCGCACCATGTAAACTATTTCAGCTTCGAGTCTTTGTCGACACTCCTTGAAAGGTCCGGGTTCAGGGTGGTCGGGAGGACCTCCATGTTCCCCATTGACCTTTTCCTCCTCATGGGAGACAACTACGTCGGTAACGACCAGCTCGGAAGGGAATGCCACGCGAGGAGAAAAAAGCTCGACCTGATGCTCAACGAGCCTGTCCTCGCCGGCTTTAAAAAGGAGATGTACGAGCTCATGGCCAGGCACGGCATAGGCAGGGAAATGGTCATATACGGGGTCAAGGAATGA
- the csrA gene encoding carbon storage regulator CsrA, with amino-acid sequence MLVLTRKSGEGIRIGDDIKLVVAEVKDNHVKLGIDAPQSCQVHREEIYLRIQEANMKAAGLPSEVAENLKGFRKK; translated from the coding sequence ATGCTGGTACTGACAAGGAAGTCGGGAGAGGGGATAAGGATCGGCGACGATATCAAGCTCGTAGTCGCCGAGGTCAAGGACAACCATGTGAAACTCGGGATAGATGCCCCGCAGAGCTGCCAGGTGCACCGCGAGGAGATCTACTTGAGGATACAGGAAGCGAACATGAAGGCCGCCGGGCTTCCGAGCGAAGTGGCTGAAAACTTGAAAGGATTCAGGAAAAAATGA
- a CDS encoding flagellar assembly protein FliW: MNTATVKAPSHMVSFATTRFGEISVAENKVIRFVQAMPGFERLKRFIIIDHDEQGTFRWMQSVDEPGVAFLLTDPNAFKPGYSVPLKKWEMEKLGADSPDGLVTLVMVCVARDARELSLNLKGPVVFNAETMNAIQCVIDRDDYPSNFPIKV, translated from the coding sequence ATGAACACTGCGACAGTAAAGGCTCCTTCGCACATGGTAAGCTTCGCGACGACCCGCTTCGGCGAGATATCGGTCGCTGAGAATAAGGTGATCCGGTTCGTACAGGCCATGCCGGGTTTCGAGAGGCTTAAGAGGTTCATAATAATAGACCACGACGAACAGGGCACGTTCAGGTGGATGCAGTCGGTCGACGAGCCGGGAGTGGCCTTTCTCCTTACGGACCCGAACGCCTTCAAGCCCGGTTACTCGGTCCCGCTCAAGAAATGGGAGATGGAAAAGCTGGGGGCCGATAGCCCGGACGGCCTCGTAACGCTCGTAATGGTCTGTGTTGCCCGCGATGCGAGGGAACTGAGCCTCAACCTCAAGGGCCCGGTCGTCTTCAACGCCGAGACCATGAACGCCATACAGTGCGTAATTGACAGGGACGATTACCCTTCCAATTTCCCAATCAAGGTCTAA
- a CDS encoding class I SAM-dependent methyltransferase: MRLDSCRICGGAEAAATAMVSGYRYVRCASCGVERMAVYPSAEECSRFYESGYMVKEFNNLGHHLHFAPEYRETYFAEKDLTFADLKLDRAALRGRRLLDVGCANGQFIEYANRLGMDGSGIDISVEMVEAARKSGLRCVVKDLFDMEGEYDMLTFWDVIEHVPDPRRMLEKTCSLLTVNGEVVIQTPCTGMISELFGDRWLYYLPVQHLHLFSQESLFRLLSETGFAVVSWVRFGSCNPKGSIPDLNKRAIDTIAKRLGIGDTIALRARKVDN; this comes from the coding sequence ATGAGACTGGACAGTTGCAGGATATGCGGCGGAGCTGAAGCAGCGGCAACCGCGATGGTTTCAGGATACCGGTACGTAAGGTGCGCCTCTTGCGGTGTGGAGCGGATGGCTGTGTACCCTTCAGCCGAGGAATGCAGTCGGTTTTACGAGTCCGGCTACATGGTGAAGGAATTCAACAACCTGGGGCATCATCTCCATTTTGCGCCGGAGTACAGGGAGACCTATTTCGCGGAAAAGGACCTGACCTTCGCTGATCTCAAGTTGGACCGTGCGGCGCTACGGGGCAGGAGGCTCCTTGACGTAGGCTGTGCGAACGGACAGTTCATCGAGTACGCGAACAGGCTCGGCATGGACGGCTCCGGCATAGACATCTCGGTGGAGATGGTCGAGGCCGCCAGGAAGAGCGGACTCCGCTGCGTCGTAAAGGACCTGTTCGATATGGAAGGCGAATATGACATGCTCACCTTCTGGGATGTGATAGAGCACGTGCCGGACCCGAGGCGGATGCTCGAGAAAACATGTTCTCTCCTTACAGTTAATGGAGAGGTGGTCATCCAGACCCCGTGCACAGGCATGATATCGGAGCTTTTTGGCGACAGGTGGCTGTATTACCTTCCGGTCCAGCACCTGCACCTATTCTCGCAGGAGTCGCTCTTCAGGCTCCTTTCGGAGACGGGCTTCGCGGTCGTAAGCTGGGTGAGGTTCGGTAGCTGCAACCCGAAGGGCTCCATACCGGACCTGAATAAAAGGGCCATAGACACAATAGCGAAGCGTCTGGGTATAGGCGACACCATAGCCCTCAGGGCAAGGAAGGTGGACAATTGA
- the pseC gene encoding UDP-4-amino-4,6-dideoxy-N-acetyl-beta-L-altrosamine transaminase — translation MEKTAISYGRQTIDLSDIEAVTRSLEGMLTQGPLVEAFEAEIAGYTGAKYAVVCSNGTAALHLAMKAAGLGEGHKAVTSPITFLASANAALYAGARPDFADIEADGMNIDPESVRIKAEKDRAVKAVIPVHFAGVPCRMEEIRETALKHGLTVIEDACHALGAEWTDSNGQVRRVGSCSHSDMTVFSFHPVKSITTGEGGAVTTNDPAIYEKLKTLRSHGVVKEPARLSKAEGPWYYEMQDLGFNYRLPDINCALGISQIKKLDRFVERRAGIAALYERLFSKYTFMKPPNVPAGARSAWHLYPARIPFDELGVERKDLFRLMSEIGIGLQVHYIPVHTQPYYMSMGFKPGDFPRALRFYAEEVSLPIYPLLSDEEAGAVAEGLLSSLACLSVQAKRPVAV, via the coding sequence ATGGAGAAGACAGCCATATCCTACGGGCGGCAAACAATTGACCTTTCCGACATAGAGGCTGTCACGAGGTCTCTCGAGGGGATGCTTACCCAGGGCCCGCTCGTCGAGGCCTTCGAGGCGGAGATCGCCGGATACACCGGAGCAAAATACGCGGTCGTCTGCTCGAACGGGACCGCCGCGCTCCATCTCGCGATGAAGGCCGCCGGGCTCGGCGAGGGACACAAGGCCGTGACCTCCCCGATAACCTTTCTCGCCTCGGCGAACGCGGCGCTTTACGCGGGCGCGAGGCCTGATTTCGCCGACATAGAGGCGGACGGCATGAACATAGACCCCGAAAGCGTCAGGATAAAGGCCGAAAAGGACAGGGCCGTAAAGGCCGTCATACCGGTCCATTTTGCCGGGGTCCCGTGCCGCATGGAGGAGATACGGGAGACCGCCCTCAAGCACGGCCTCACTGTCATCGAGGACGCCTGCCACGCGCTCGGGGCCGAGTGGACCGACTCAAACGGGCAGGTCCGCAGGGTGGGCTCGTGCAGCCATTCGGACATGACCGTCTTCAGTTTCCATCCTGTAAAGTCCATAACGACAGGCGAGGGCGGGGCGGTCACGACCAACGATCCAGCAATTTATGAAAAGCTCAAGACGCTCCGGAGCCACGGTGTAGTGAAGGAGCCAGCAAGGCTTTCGAAGGCCGAGGGCCCCTGGTATTACGAAATGCAGGACCTCGGTTTCAACTACAGGCTTCCGGACATCAACTGCGCTCTCGGCATAAGCCAGATTAAAAAGCTCGACCGCTTCGTCGAGAGGAGGGCCGGGATCGCAGCCCTCTACGAAAGGCTCTTCTCCAAGTACACGTTCATGAAGCCCCCAAACGTACCGGCCGGCGCCAGGAGCGCGTGGCACCTCTATCCTGCCAGAATACCGTTTGACGAGCTCGGGGTCGAGAGGAAAGACCTCTTCAGGCTCATGTCGGAGATAGGCATCGGCCTCCAGGTCCATTACATACCCGTCCATACGCAGCCCTATTACATGTCCATGGGGTTCAAGCCGGGGGACTTCCCCAGGGCGCTCAGGTTCTACGCCGAGGAGGTAAGCCTCCCCATATACCCGCTCCTTTCGGACGAGGAGGCCGGGGCCGTTGCCGAGGGGCTCCTTTCGTCCCTGGCCTGCCTTTCGGTCCAGGCTAAAAGGCCGGTTGCCGTTTAA
- a CDS encoding N-acetylneuraminate synthase family protein, whose amino-acid sequence MRSVINIGTRPVGTGYPAYVIAEIGSNHDADLGRARELIEAAKYAGADAVKFQSFTAEGLLNPLRPDGSGKWAPHPAYPVLERLTLPEEWHRILMMHCASVGITFLSAPFESKRAALLSEIGVEAFKLASGELTNEPFIEEVASFGKPVILSTGAAYMEEVRRAVELVTGRKNHQVALLHCASLYPPSYEDVNIRAMAALAREFACPVGISDHTPGSSVALGAVALGASIIEKHLTLDRNLKGPDHPYAMEVEEFRTMVSEVRNLEKALGDGIKIPSPNEMAERTGARRSIYAKADIPKGEVVTSDKVKLVRHAYGLEPKELGRIIGSVAARDLHKDMPVRSEDLCR is encoded by the coding sequence ATGAGAAGCGTCATCAATATAGGAACTAGGCCGGTCGGCACGGGATACCCGGCCTATGTGATAGCCGAGATAGGCTCGAACCACGATGCTGACCTCGGGAGGGCCAGGGAGCTCATAGAGGCGGCGAAATACGCCGGCGCTGACGCGGTAAAGTTCCAGTCCTTTACGGCCGAGGGGCTCCTGAACCCCTTGAGGCCCGACGGGAGCGGAAAATGGGCGCCGCACCCGGCGTACCCTGTATTGGAAAGGCTTACGCTCCCGGAGGAATGGCACAGAATACTGATGATGCACTGCGCCTCCGTAGGGATAACCTTCCTTTCCGCGCCGTTCGAGAGCAAGAGGGCCGCGTTATTGAGCGAGATAGGGGTCGAGGCATTCAAGCTCGCGTCAGGCGAGCTTACGAACGAGCCGTTCATCGAGGAGGTGGCCTCCTTTGGAAAGCCGGTCATATTATCCACGGGCGCGGCCTACATGGAAGAGGTAAGGAGGGCCGTCGAGCTCGTAACAGGGCGGAAGAACCACCAGGTCGCGCTACTCCACTGCGCTTCGCTCTACCCGCCTTCATACGAGGACGTTAACATCAGGGCCATGGCCGCGCTCGCGAGGGAATTCGCCTGTCCTGTCGGGATATCCGACCACACGCCGGGGAGCAGCGTGGCCCTCGGGGCAGTGGCGCTCGGGGCCTCGATCATAGAAAAGCATTTGACTCTCGATAGAAATCTTAAAGGCCCTGACCATCCGTATGCAATGGAGGTCGAGGAGTTCAGGACGATGGTATCCGAGGTAAGGAACCTCGAAAAGGCGCTCGGTGACGGCATTAAGATTCCGTCGCCTAACGAGATGGCCGAAAGGACCGGCGCGAGGAGGTCCATATACGCGAAGGCCGACATACCGAAAGGCGAGGTCGTCACCTCGGATAAAGTGAAGCTCGTCCGCCACGCATACGGGCTTGAGCCTAAAGAACTGGGGCGCATCATAGGGAGCGTCGCGGCAAGGGACCTCCATAAGGATATGCCGGTAAGGAGCGAGGACTTATGCAGATAA
- a CDS encoding glycosyltransferase family protein, which translates to MQITDKDVKAAIGPVVGIVQARMGSTRLPGKVMREIGGKPMLWHVVTRLAAAKLVEKIVVATTQEGSDDRIAEWCAENNVCCHRGSVNDVLDRYFYAALASRARTVVRITSDCPLLDPALVDRAIRRFSEGGLDYVSIDPSFPDGLDAEVFSFEALEKAYMKAALSSEREHVTPYIWKNHTIFRICKIRCDSDLSKMRWTVDDERDLTLVNAIYDGIGANGRIFHMDEILRFLEAHPSFLEINADIDRNEGYAKSLREDEAI; encoded by the coding sequence ATGCAGATAACGGATAAGGACGTCAAAGCGGCCATAGGCCCGGTAGTAGGAATAGTGCAGGCCCGCATGGGCTCTACCAGGCTCCCTGGGAAGGTAATGAGGGAGATAGGCGGAAAACCCATGCTGTGGCACGTGGTGACGAGGCTCGCCGCCGCCAAACTCGTAGAGAAGATCGTGGTCGCGACGACCCAGGAGGGGTCGGACGACAGGATCGCGGAGTGGTGCGCCGAAAACAACGTGTGCTGCCACAGGGGGAGCGTAAACGACGTCCTGGACAGGTACTTCTATGCCGCTTTGGCATCCAGGGCCAGGACGGTCGTGAGGATAACCTCGGATTGCCCATTGCTCGACCCGGCGCTGGTGGACAGGGCCATAAGGAGGTTCAGCGAGGGAGGGCTCGATTACGTAAGCATAGACCCGAGCTTCCCTGACGGGCTCGACGCCGAGGTCTTCTCGTTCGAGGCCCTTGAGAAGGCCTATATGAAGGCCGCGCTTTCCTCGGAGCGCGAGCACGTGACCCCGTACATCTGGAAAAACCACACCATTTTCAGGATATGCAAGATACGGTGCGATAGCGATCTATCGAAGATGCGCTGGACCGTCGACGACGAACGTGATTTGACGCTCGTGAACGCCATATACGACGGCATCGGCGCGAACGGCAGGATTTTCCACATGGACGAGATACTGAGATTTCTGGAGGCTCATCCTTCGTTTCTGGAGATAAATGCGGATATTGATCGGAACGAGGGCTATGCCAAGTCCTTGAGGGAAGACGAGGCGATATAA
- the pseB gene encoding UDP-N-acetylglucosamine 4,6-dehydratase (inverting), with the protein MDLNGRTILITGGTGSLGKKLTRKILSRYRPKRLVILSRDELKQSEMMQAFNDPSLRFFIGDVRDKERLYRAFDGVDYVVHAAALKQVPAAEYNPFEAIKTNVLGAQNVIDVCVDLGIKKVVALSTDKAANPINLYGATKLCSDKLFIAGNSYAGSKPTRFSVVRYGNVVGSRGSVIPLFLRLKDKGVLPVTDTRMTRFWITLDEGAEFVLASLERMKGGEIFVPKIPSAAITDVAKAIAPECSIDVVGIRPGEKLHETLISEDDGRLTLEYDDYFVIQPQFKWWGEERKNGGKPVAEGFVYSSERNDHVLSVLEIKNIIQEFSNGEDSHILRAANN; encoded by the coding sequence ATGGACTTGAACGGCAGGACCATACTCATTACCGGCGGCACGGGCTCCCTCGGAAAGAAGCTCACCAGGAAGATACTTTCGAGGTACAGGCCCAAAAGGCTCGTGATCTTGAGCAGGGACGAGCTCAAGCAGTCGGAGATGATGCAGGCGTTCAACGACCCGTCTTTGAGGTTCTTCATAGGCGACGTAAGGGATAAGGAGAGGCTTTACAGGGCCTTTGACGGGGTCGACTACGTCGTCCATGCGGCGGCCCTTAAGCAGGTCCCGGCAGCCGAGTACAACCCGTTCGAGGCGATAAAGACCAATGTCCTCGGCGCGCAGAACGTCATAGACGTATGCGTCGACCTGGGGATCAAAAAGGTCGTCGCGCTTTCTACCGACAAGGCCGCAAACCCCATTAACCTCTACGGCGCGACAAAGCTCTGCTCGGATAAGCTCTTCATAGCCGGCAACTCCTATGCCGGGTCCAAGCCCACGAGGTTCTCGGTAGTCAGGTACGGGAACGTCGTCGGGAGCCGCGGCAGCGTTATCCCTCTCTTTTTAAGGTTGAAGGATAAGGGCGTGCTCCCCGTAACCGATACCAGGATGACAAGGTTCTGGATTACCCTCGACGAGGGCGCCGAGTTCGTGCTCGCGTCACTCGAAAGGATGAAAGGCGGAGAGATATTCGTCCCGAAGATACCGAGCGCCGCGATTACGGATGTGGCCAAGGCAATCGCCCCTGAATGTTCGATAGATGTCGTAGGCATACGCCCGGGCGAAAAGCTCCATGAAACGCTCATATCCGAGGACGACGGCAGGCTCACCCTCGAATACGACGACTACTTCGTCATACAGCCCCAGTTCAAGTGGTGGGGGGAGGAGAGGAAGAACGGCGGCAAGCCAGTAGCCGAGGGCTTCGTCTACTCGAGCGAGAGGAACGATCACGTGCTGAGCGTTCTCGAGATAAAGAATATAATACAGGAGTTCTCGAATGGAGAAGACAGCCATATCCTACGGGCGGCAAACAATTGA
- a CDS encoding Gfo/Idh/MocA family oxidoreductase, which translates to MGKSLKTLVVGCGSIGKRHIKNLASLGVRDFILCDTNTATLERAVRGLERPIMTTSFNDALAKLPDAAVICTPSSMHLDMALQLARRGVHILIEKPLSDKLDGVTELARLVEEKGITAMMAMCYRFHPVFLQIESLLASEVIGKVHHVNYYGGHYLPDWHPQADYRTEYAARKELGGGVVLTSIHGLDNIRWLFGEVDEVFAFVDRVSGLEMDVEDIVTGVMRLKSGAYVNWQTDFIQRANQHRLVVAGSRGTIRADLLDGTVETYSAELGKWYSGRIGFEVNEMYMAESRHFLECIERGLTPRAGVRDGIATLELALRVKGSRNLVEGREARCKTA; encoded by the coding sequence ATGGGAAAAAGCCTTAAAACGCTTGTAGTGGGCTGCGGCTCAATAGGAAAGCGGCACATTAAGAACCTTGCGTCGCTCGGCGTAAGGGATTTCATACTCTGCGACACGAATACTGCCACGCTCGAGAGGGCAGTGAGGGGCCTTGAGAGGCCGATCATGACTACGAGCTTCAACGACGCGCTTGCGAAGCTGCCGGACGCGGCCGTCATATGCACGCCGTCTTCCATGCACCTCGATATGGCGCTCCAGCTCGCCAGGCGCGGGGTGCACATCCTCATAGAAAAACCCCTTTCGGACAAGCTGGACGGAGTAACTGAGCTTGCAAGGCTCGTCGAGGAGAAGGGCATAACGGCCATGATGGCCATGTGCTATAGGTTCCATCCCGTTTTCCTCCAGATAGAAAGCCTCCTTGCGTCCGAGGTCATCGGCAAGGTCCACCATGTCAATTACTACGGCGGACACTATCTCCCGGACTGGCACCCCCAGGCCGATTACAGGACTGAGTACGCGGCGAGGAAGGAACTCGGCGGAGGGGTAGTCCTTACGAGCATACACGGGCTCGACAACATCAGGTGGCTCTTCGGCGAGGTCGACGAGGTCTTCGCGTTCGTAGACAGGGTGAGCGGGCTTGAGATGGATGTCGAGGACATCGTCACAGGCGTCATGAGGCTTAAAAGCGGGGCGTACGTGAACTGGCAGACCGATTTCATCCAGAGGGCCAACCAGCACAGGCTGGTCGTAGCCGGCTCGAGGGGGACCATAAGGGCTGACCTGCTGGACGGTACGGTGGAGACCTATTCGGCGGAGCTTGGCAAGTGGTACTCGGGGAGGATCGGCTTCGAGGTCAATGAAATGTACATGGCCGAATCGAGGCATTTCCTCGAATGCATAGAGAGGGGGCTTACCCCGCGCGCCGGCGTGCGCGACGGGATAGCGACACTCGAACTGGCGCTAAGGGTGAAGGGCTCGAGGAACCTCGTCGAGGGGAGGGAGGCCCGGTGCAAAACGGCGTGA
- a CDS encoding aminotransferase class III-fold pyridoxal phosphate-dependent enzyme, with translation MEPALKKNNEVSLFPASDAMWERSVKVIPAGTQTLSKGPDQFVRGVTPKYLCRGKGAHVWDLDGNEYIDYPLALGPILLGYDYAPVSEAVIRQVREGTTFTLMHPLEVEVAELMRSIIPCAEMVRFGKNGADATSAAVKVARASTGRDHIAYCGYHGCQDWYAIVTPRNKGIPRNLADYMHKFEYNQIETLERVFAENPGKIGCVIMEVPGTDPLVDPETGRNFLQLAKEIANKNGALFVLDEIVTGFRYSLGGAGKYYGVVPDLACFGKGMANGFPISAIAGKREFMKELNEVFFSMTYSGDAIGLSAAKATINELMTKPVIERIWEAGKRLHDGINGFAKEIGADFSITGKPPRGGISARNSGGEEDLLLKSIFLQETVKRGVLYGGPVFISYSHTDEDIAKTIEASREALSVLKKAVESGNPAGFLVGEPIGVVFRQRN, from the coding sequence ATGGAACCGGCGCTTAAAAAAAATAATGAAGTGAGCCTTTTCCCCGCATCCGACGCCATGTGGGAAAGGTCGGTCAAGGTAATACCGGCCGGGACCCAGACCCTGAGCAAGGGGCCCGACCAGTTCGTCAGGGGCGTAACCCCCAAGTACCTTTGCCGCGGCAAGGGCGCCCACGTATGGGACCTGGACGGGAACGAGTACATAGACTACCCCCTGGCGCTCGGGCCGATACTCCTCGGCTACGACTATGCGCCGGTTAGCGAGGCTGTCATAAGGCAGGTCAGGGAGGGAACGACTTTCACCCTCATGCACCCGCTTGAGGTCGAGGTAGCCGAGCTCATGCGCTCGATCATCCCGTGCGCCGAGATGGTCAGGTTCGGCAAGAACGGCGCCGACGCCACGAGCGCCGCTGTCAAGGTCGCCAGGGCCTCTACGGGCAGGGACCACATCGCGTACTGCGGCTACCACGGCTGTCAGGACTGGTACGCAATCGTGACACCCCGTAACAAGGGCATCCCGCGCAATCTGGCCGATTACATGCACAAATTCGAATACAACCAAATAGAGACCCTTGAGAGGGTGTTCGCCGAAAACCCCGGGAAGATCGGCTGCGTCATAATGGAGGTCCCCGGAACCGACCCGCTCGTGGACCCGGAGACCGGAAGGAACTTCCTTCAGCTCGCAAAGGAGATTGCGAACAAGAACGGCGCGCTATTCGTGCTCGACGAGATAGTGACCGGCTTCAGGTATTCGCTCGGGGGCGCGGGGAAATATTACGGGGTCGTCCCTGACCTCGCCTGCTTCGGAAAGGGCATGGCGAACGGGTTCCCTATATCGGCCATCGCCGGAAAGCGCGAGTTCATGAAGGAATTGAACGAGGTCTTCTTCTCCATGACCTACTCGGGAGACGCGATAGGCCTTTCCGCTGCCAAGGCCACCATAAACGAGCTTATGACGAAGCCCGTAATAGAACGTATCTGGGAGGCGGGCAAGAGGCTCCATGATGGCATAAACGGATTCGCAAAAGAGATAGGCGCGGATTTCAGCATAACCGGTAAGCCGCCGAGGGGAGGCATATCAGCGAGGAATTCCGGAGGCGAGGAAGACCTCCTTTTAAAGAGCATATTCCTCCAGGAGACCGTGAAGAGGGGAGTGCTCTACGGCGGGCCTGTCTTCATAAGCTACTCGCATACCGACGAGGACATAGCAAAGACCATAGAGGCCTCAAGGGAGGCGCTCTCGGTCCTCAAGAAGGCGGTCGAGAGCGGAAACCCTGCGGGATTTCTGGTAGGCGAGCCGATAGGCGTCGTATTCAGGCAGAGGAACTGA